The window AGCAATAACCATCGTCCAGGCTTAATTATATTAATAAGCAGTGTACTATTTGCGTTATATCACTTTAATAATGGTTTACATACCTTGCCTTATTATTTCTCGTTAGGGGTGTTATTAGCGGTATTGCGTTATTTTTCAGTGTCTTTATTGGCTCTGGCGGTAGGACATGGCCTATTTGATTTTATGGTTATCCTGGTTTGGCCCGGTACAGGCTTTCGATTTGGTGTAGCCGTATTTTATGTGGTTTCGCCCATAGTGATACTGGGTATTGCCGCGTTGGCCGGTTGGATGCTAAAGCAGCTGGATACCTGATGAGTCTTTCATGGCGCTTGCTTTTCATTAGCGGTATTCGTTATTTCAAGGCTGGCACGTGCTTCATCAAACGCTTCAAAATACTGCTGCTGTTGCTTAATGGTTGATAATGATGCCTGTAACTGACTGAAGTTAGATGAAATACCTTCGGTATAATGGGACACCAAGCGGAAGGCTTGGTGAGCATAGTCCGTTGCCTGGATCAATTGTAACTGAAGGCTAAATTCACGAATTTGCTGAGCAACGGCCTTGGTCTGCTGAGTCAGTTTAGTTTCTTTAGCCTGTAACTGCACAATATGATTTTGCTGATTAGCCAGGCTGGACTCTATTTCAACAATGGTGGCTGCTATGTCGATAGCAAGCGACTCTTCCCCTTTATTTAAAGCCTCAAGGGCTTGTTGTTCACTTTTTGCCAATTGGTGTTTGAGTAACTGGCAGCTGCTTTCCAGTTGAATACGTTCGGCCATTACCAGACGTAAATAGTGTTTTACTTGAGTCAACCCAGCTTCAGCACTGACCAATTCCTGTTGATAAGTGCGGATTGCATTCCCATCAATCATCGGCTCAGCTATCTCCCTTACTTTGCCTCGGATTACAGCCAATATTTTTTGTAATACACTCATAGCGGTAAGGGCACCTCTAATAATTGTTTTCAGTCTCTGGCCTTCTGGTAAATTCGCAATCAAGGCGTTGGCTTGAAGGCATGCTGGTGGCCTGTCGAAAAGGTGTCCTAATCTGTAAACTCATTAATAATCTTCTGCGTTTTAGCCGTTGATATTTTATTAATTAAACGCTCTTTTTCGTGCTCATCACGTAAGGTTTTTGATAGGGTGATAGTTGAGTTGATAATAAATAAGGCACTGATAACTAAATAGCCTTTTATTTCCAGTGAGGCAGGGATAATTAAAATACCCATTAACATGGCTGCAATGGATAATACAAATGAAATCTTTACGAAAACAACCCAGCTCTGGCTTGAGCCTTGTAAATCGGAATAGTCCATAAAATCACCTCTTAAAACAGTTGGTATCGTTGATGGTTAAAAAGTAACTAGGAATGGCAGTTAACTCAATCAGGAAAAGAGAAGTAGTAAATAATGAGTAAGTAGGTATTACTTTATAGTACCCAGCTTTACGCATGGACCACTAGAGTGATTGTGTCACTATTGTTGCAATTGATGGTGTTGCAACTGATGGTTTGGCCCTTCGCAGGTCAGGATAAGCAACCAGCTACACTCCGTAAGCTGTCTTCATCAGCCTGTATAGAGGCCATAAACAATTATTAGAGATGCCCTTAAAACCATCTATACTTAACTTTAGTTATACTTTAGAAGTAAAAAGGCAGTTTATGTGTAAGCAAGTATACCCTCAGTTTCCTCTCAGAAAGCTCAAATCAAGCATTTTCAAAATACCACTGCAATAGCCAAGCACAGGGCTAGCGTAGTATGTTGGATAATCTAAGTAATTACAGCCTACTTAAAGCTTTTTTTGATAAGTACGCTTTTGTGCGAATCGTTGCTATTATCTTGGTCTCTATAATTTTTATTCCACTATTTCAGCAGGCACTATTTTTAGATGATTTTCCTGATTTTAGCTTAAAAAAATCAAGTGGTTATCTTAATAATCCATTAAGTTATCCTGTCTACACTGAACAATTTGTCTCATCAGGTATTACACCAGAAGTACATAGTGCATCAGCCGTCTTTACAAGGAATGGCAGTATGCATGCTTTTTGGTACGGAGGTGAACGTGAGGGCGCTAAAGATGTGTCTATTTATACCGCGCAACTTGATGTTAAGCATAATCAGTGGCATGGCGAGAAACAACTATTTAATCGAGTTAATATCAGTAATCAGTTAAATATTTATCTAAAAAAACTGGGTAATATCGTTTCTATTCGTGATAATGAAGGAAAAATATGGTTATTTTTTGTTAGCGTATCTTTAGGCGGTTGGGCTGTCAGCAGTATTAACTTTGTTGTTTCCGATGATGATGCGCATAGTTGGTCTAAACCCAGGCGGTTAATCACTTCCCCAATGTTTAATCTAAGTACGCTTGTCAAAGGAGAACCTTTTTTATATGAAAACGGCAGTATAGGGCTGCCAGTGTATCACGAAATGATAGGAAAATTTGGCGAATTGTTACGCTTAAGTCCAAATGGTTATGTATTGGATAAGGCTCGCCTTAGTTATGGACGAAGTGGCTTACAACCTATTTTATTGTCTACTGATAGAAACACGGCAAGCGTTTATTTACGAAATGGAACAGATGCCGTTGATAGCACACTGCTAGAAACCAGAACGATTGACTCAGGAAAAAGTTGGCAAACGCCCCTGTTTACTGACTTACCCAACCCTAATGCTGCTATCTCAGGAATAGCTGTAGACTCAGGTGGGCTGTTATTAGTTATTAATAATCTACATGATAAGAGAAATAATTTATCTTTGTTTTATAAAGCCAAGAATTCAAAGTTGTGGTATCTACTTCATCAAATTGAGAATAAAAAAAATACTAATGATAAAGAGTTTGAATATTCTTACCCAACAATAAAACGATCTCATGATGGAGACTTTCACATACTGTATACATGGAATAAAACCCATATTAAGCATGTGCGTTTCAATCAAACCTGGCTTGAGGAAAGAATAAAAAAATGACAGCAATTGCTTTTTACTCTACAACACTTCTGATGATGGCTATTAGTATAAAATTATTTAAACGTTGGCTATCTACAAGTAGCCTGACTGTTTTGGCTATTTGTTTAATGCTTATCTCGTTTATTCAGGTTAATCAGTTAACGATAAGTGCATAT of the Spartinivicinus poritis genome contains:
- a CDS encoding YiaA/YiaB family inner membrane protein, giving the protein MDYSDLQGSSQSWVVFVKISFVLSIAAMLMGILIIPASLEIKGYLVISALFIINSTITLSKTLRDEHEKERLINKISTAKTQKIINEFTD
- a CDS encoding PspA/IM30 family protein, which encodes MSVLQKILAVIRGKVREIAEPMIDGNAIRTYQQELVSAEAGLTQVKHYLRLVMAERIQLESSCQLLKHQLAKSEQQALEALNKGEESLAIDIAATIVEIESSLANQQNHIVQLQAKETKLTQQTKAVAQQIREFSLQLQLIQATDYAHQAFRLVSHYTEGISSNFSQLQASLSTIKQQQQYFEAFDEARASLEITNTANEKQAP
- a CDS encoding sialidase family protein, producing MLDNLSNYSLLKAFFDKYAFVRIVAIILVSIIFIPLFQQALFLDDFPDFSLKKSSGYLNNPLSYPVYTEQFVSSGITPEVHSASAVFTRNGSMHAFWYGGEREGAKDVSIYTAQLDVKHNQWHGEKQLFNRVNISNQLNIYLKKLGNIVSIRDNEGKIWLFFVSVSLGGWAVSSINFVVSDDDAHSWSKPRRLITSPMFNLSTLVKGEPFLYENGSIGLPVYHEMIGKFGELLRLSPNGYVLDKARLSYGRSGLQPILLSTDRNTASVYLRNGTDAVDSTLLETRTIDSGKSWQTPLFTDLPNPNAAISGIAVDSGGLLLVINNLHDKRNNLSLFYKAKNSKLWYLLHQIENKKNTNDKEFEYSYPTIKRSHDGDFHILYTWNKTHIKHVRFNQTWLEERIKK